TTGTTCCCACGTTCTAGTCACCCTGTCCCTGAAGAACCCTAACTACACCAAGTGGTCATCATTCTTCAAGTCCATATAGTATATGAGCCTTAACATCTTGAAACCTGGGAACAACTTTCCTATTGCGTTTGTTACGACTTACAACCAGCCTGCACAAACTGCGCCAACTGCCAAGTGCATCCATCCAGCTCTATGCTATTTGCCAAGAAGTGTCCAATGATCTAATTGCATTCTAGCTTGagctttttatttttaattcctTGATGGCAGCTAGGCAAAAAGattaaatcataaaaatattttaaaaagacATTGAACAAAATAATGGTTGAAGCCCCTTCCCAAGTTCTAAATAGTCAAGGAAGGTCCTCATCAGCCTCATGGTGAATGTATTTTCGAAATTACACTTTTCTAGTGCAAACAATTATGAACTAAAAGGTGGATATCTACAATAATTATCTTTACCAATGATATAGTGAAAAGGCTTACTCTGCATGCACAGGAAACAGTATATAGTCCTTCCTAAATATATCCACACCCTTCCACCATCTTCTCAGCTTTAAGAAACAATCAGCGCTGTCCACCTTGAGAACCAGAAATAAAAATCAACAACTAGCATAAATAAATGTATGGATAATTCATATATGTTGATCCCACTGAGTGACTAGTGACTAATAAAGTTTTCATTCATTTTACAGTGAAAGAGCTGTACAATAATCAATTGCAACGGCCAAGAAAAAAACTATTCACCCCCATCCCCCCACACCCAAagcacacacacaaaaacacTCAGAGCTAGAAACCAGGTATTCTAGCCCTCAGTAATAAAAGCACAACCTGTTATAATAACTCTGATGATAATCAGGGTGCTCTGAGCTTCTCAGAGGCAGGGTGTGCACACCAAGCCAGGATAATCGAGGTTTACACAAGGattagggggagaatgttagaaaTAATCCCTGTGTTCTTGCTAGTACTAGTGTAAGTTAGTAGCTACTAGCTAGCTGTACAGTCCCTTAGGCAGTAAGTTTTCTTAGGCAAGAAGCAGCTGCCGTAGACAGCAAGCAGCTGCAGTCAACTAGGAGTCAAGTCAAATCTTTTCCTTAGTTTGTAAGCCAGCCTCCAGGGCTGTTTCTTGTATCACTTTCAGCTATAAATAAGAGGCAAAGGGGGCAGGAAGCTGCAGCATATTGCAGCCCAAAACCAGTGAGCTATCAGCTCAAAACTGTGTGTGTTACTGCATTGTGGCTCTCTATGTGAGTGTGAGTTGCTCCAGCGAGCTTGTGTGAGTTAGAGAGCTACCAGCCTCCTCACCAGCCCCATATTGCTAGCAGGGAAGTCCAGGGTGTTAGTTAGGTGAGACAAGTTCAAGCTAAGACAAGATCATGATGAGTTCAACTGGCTCGCTGGCTCGCTCCAGTACCAGTCCAATTTGGAGGTGCAATAGAAAGTTGGGCTATGTGAAGAGAAGATCCAAAAATGCGAAGAAAACAAATTAAGGGGGGAGATAGTAAATTTGTTCTCTTAAACAAAATTTGGTCTTGACTACTGAACTACATGGACTAAGCAAGCTGCTGTTCTCTCTAGAGACATTTTAGGTGTGGTTgtagtagcagcagctagctaTTATTGTTTGTTAGCTTCTGCATCTGCCTTCCCAGTCACTCGCTCACTCGGCTGAGGGAAGAAGGGAGAACAGAGCACCACTGGCCCAAGAGCTCACAGGCTCATGTGCGCACACACTTACAGTGGGGTGAAAACTGGGCACACAATGATTTAGGTGCTGCTGAACTGGTTTGCAGCTTGTGCCATAACTTGGCTATGCAGGCCATGCTTCCAACTACTATCACCAAGGTTGCAGGTTGCTGCTGCAAGTCGGTATGTTCATAATACTATGACTAGTACTAGTTCTACCTCATCTGCAGTCAAAGATTTAAGCGTGCAGGGCAAGGCCAAAGGTAAATGGAGCGGTGCTCCTTGACTAGAAACAGGGCAAGAACAGCCTGATTATTCTAACATTGTCCTGTTTTGAGCTGCAAAAGCAGCAATGTAGCTCTATGGGTTACTGTGGCAACAGACCATTCCCAGCATCATTGGCTTGGATCCATGGGTGTTCATCTATGGTGGTAGATATTTGTATTGTGCATTTCATGCATATTCATCTTCCTAGGTGCCCATCTTGGAAACCACTGTGCAATATATAGTGAGAAATCAATATAGCAACTGTAGCGTTCAAACTTCAAAGCATGGGATTCTGAAGCTTATCCAAAAAAACCACCTCTGTCCCATGGAGTCCCATGAAAGTGCAATCCTAGTGTTTAAAATTTTTCCCCAAAAGAATGCAATTCTAGCTATTGAGGCCATCGCATGGCGGCATGCAGTGCTCATCCATCGAGGAAACTAAACAAGCGTGTCAACAACTCTTAAAGTGAGGGGCACATGCATCATTTGGTCTTAGCACTGACCTGACCTAAAAAAAGCTATAGGATTGCACTCTTCATGGGACAGAGACACAGTAAAGATGGTAGgaatttataaataaaaatataggaATTTAATACAATTATACAAAGTTACCTCTGAACCCTTTGATGCAAAGTCTTCAAGTTTGTTGAAGAAGTATGTGTTGAAAATGTGGTAATTGCCTCTTATTCTACTAATTGATGGCATTTGTTCCCATAGGTACCTACGAGATGTCATTGTAACTTGTACAGGGCCACTGGAAATGAATTCAGAAATTTGATGCATATGCTAAGAACATGGAAATTAAAACTAAGAATCTGAACCATGCTAGTTGCTAGCTATTAATCTAATACTAGTACTAGCAAGAACACAGGGATTATTTTTAACATCTCTAACTGTCCTTATCTCCAATTATCCCTAGCCCTTGCCCTGAGAGGTAAATGGGTTGGCTGGGCTGCCCACCGACCACCCATAAACACCCATCATGGCCAAGGATCTCGATCCTGCTAAGGCCACGGAGAAAAATGACGCTAGCTAACAACCTTTACTACTGGATGATGCATAAATATATGATCGACTGTGCTTGCTACTTgcttcttgtaaacacaagtATCAAAAGAACAATACTTgcctaatgtaaaagttcattaTAGGCGAGGACAATTGTGATTCAGACTCAAGGCATGATAGATCTTCATTAGAAAGTTCTATGGAATCATCATGTCCCCTGttaacaagaagaaaaggcatCAAGTATGGTTTACAAATAAAAAAGTTCATTTAGATATATACCGCTCCAAAGTTGGAAAATTAGGAAAGAACCTTTTCTTCATACCAGTAACTTTTGATCCCTAAAATATTAGAATGCATAGAAACAGTCCTAAACTTACAATATTGTGTAGAACTATCCACTATGACCGAAACGGTTGTTTTGACCAGAGTTGACCAACATTAATCTCGGGATTGTTTCAGAAAAGACTAGTATTCTAGGTCAAAAACCATTTTTTCCTGGTCAGAGGATCTCTACCTAAACGGCAATGTAAGTTAGGATTGAATCTGACCAAATTTGGTATGTAGGAACCAAAGTTGTAGGAGTCCATTGCTTGGGACAAAAAATGGCTTATTTTTGTAAAAGTAGTAAGGTCAGAGAATTCTATTAGTTCTCATGCTAACCTTGAAGGATAGTGTACCTTCACTCCATCCCTAAAAAAGTATGGAATTAGTAAAACATAGGCAACTTATGGAAGCTCTCACATACGAAAAATGAAGAACTGCATCAACTTATTTACCTTTCAATGGATGTATCTGTGTCCAATAGAACAACTTGAACCTGAACCATGAAATCAGATCAACACTTGTGGTCCACACACACCTCAAAAATGTGGTTAAAACTGAATAAATAATATGTTTACGGTGTTTATAATCAATTACAAGAATATAgtagaagaaaagagaaaattgACTGGTTGGAGTTTGAAGTGGGTTTTCTTAAGGCAACTCATTCTATCGAATGGGGTATTGAAACCCCCAAATTCCCCAAGTTCTCTAATCAATACCCTAACATACCAGGCCCAATTAGCAGCAAACAAAGCAAATATTGAACCTTTAAGCTTTAACCCATGCTCTAGCCCACAAGGAGGATTAATAAGGGACATGAAATTGTGTCACCAGCATGTGGCGACGACCGTGTAGGCGCGAGGTCGGTGGCCTACGAATAGGATGAAGAATGCGCCAAGCAAGTGGCCTAGTGGCTAGTGGGCTCTGGGCAGACCTTCCTGATAGATTTGGGACGTGGAGGCAGTAGCTACAGCCTCGGTCGAATCATGACATTGGGCCTTGAGCCTGAGCCAAGTTAAGCTTGGCTAGTCGAGGTTGTTTTTAGTTACTGTCCTTCATACTTTTTTTTTACTCGGTACTGTCTATCTGCATGCCTTTGGGCGTGTGTTTTTTTGGGTTCgccatcctttttcttcttaatacaatgatacacAGCTCTCCCGCAtgctcaagaaaaaaaaacagccttAATCGAATCATGACTTCTCAATCTCATGCACCGCCACCTGTGGAATGAGGCCCTAGCCAGTCATCACGCTCAATGCCacatggtgcggcggcggcgcctagcGGGGAATTGGGAATAAGAAGAATTACCAAACATGACTTATATTTTACAATAATGATAGTATCTATATTGAGAGATTATTGCTCTCATTAACCCGTTCTTTTTTATTTAACACTTAACTTTTGGACATGTTATTTGATCATTCAGCTTGTTCCAAATTATATCTCATACAGCCAAACCTCTCTAACTTTGACAAGTTCTTTAGGAAAAAATGTAGAGAATATTCGTTGGGCccgataaaaaaaatataatgatAGAAATTTTAAGAACTACGAATGCAATAGGAAAAAATGCAACACAATAGTAATGCATGGACATTCTGCTATATACTACAAAAGTTTAATATGCCATGTCATTTTCTTATAAGCGGGACCTTAGGGAACATACATTTTTGCCTCTTGATGTGGTGCTTCGTCTAGAAGCTGTTGATGGCTCAGGAGCACTAAGTACTCGACATTTGATAGGCCCATTGATGTGGCGACCGTGTTGTTGATGCCCCGGAGCTTTGACCTGTTGACTGCCTTGTTGATGGCCGCGTTGATGGTCTGGCGCTTGGTGATGATGGCGGCATGCGACCCAGATGATGCTCACATTCAGCACATCCATTTGCAGCCGCTTCCTGCACGCACCTGTTGAAGCAGTAGATAAAGGAATGGATTGGAGGAAACTATTAGCGCTACGACACAAccaaaaaaccaaaaaaaagaCTATTGCGATTGCAATTAGTATATACCCGGTTTTTTTGTCGAGCAAATGAACctgaaaattttgaactaagtCAGAGAAATTGCGCCCGCACAAATCACAGCGGACATCCATCCTCGCGGCGGCTCGCGCTGGGCTTGGGGAGGAGGATGCGCCGAGCGAGGGCGAGCGgaggagagagcggcggcggctcacgCTGGGCTTGGGGAGGAGGATGCGCCGAGCGAGGGCGAGCGTaggagagagcggcggcggctcgcgctgGGCTTGGGGAGGAGGATGCGCCGAGCGAGGGCGAGCGgaggagagagcggcggcggatggATGCGGACTGCCGAGAAGCCGGGGAGAGAGGCGACAACGGCTCTGTAAAATTTACGGATGAGCAGCCAGCCAGCTATCAGCAGAAGGGTATGCAAGGGCCCacgttctctttttttttaacccaAAAACAACAGCTGAGCTCCACGGATGGCTAAAAAAATCTTCTTCAACGGCCCGTCCTCAACCAACCTAAAATCAAGAGTTTCAATGATTCCTACTGTTTCACATGCCCCTTTCACATGTGTTAATAATAGATTAATtgggcttaatagattcatctcgcaaagtATCCTAGGGGTtgtacaattagttttataattagcttATGTCTAGTCTTCTTTATTAGTatcgaaatatttgatgtgacagggctaaactttagcccctCATATCCAAACAAGACTCAGGTGAGGGAGTTTGGCATGTGGGAGAAGAACAGGAGTGGTGGTGGCTACTGCTGAGGAAAGGGAAGAGAAAATTGATAGAATGGAATGCGGGTCCCAAGCCCCTAAGCCTCAATCGGTAGTCATCGAGTTCATGTAGAGTTCCtgtgtgagagggagagaggaggaataGAGGGAGACACACCATCGTTGGCGTTCGGGTTGGAGGCAGGTGAAGTACTGGAGTTCGAGCACGGCGGCATTCAGCGTCACAGTGGGGTGATGGAGACGAACGGCGACGGTGACAACGACGGCGTGAGCCTTCCAATCCCTCTGCGCCTTAAACCCTAATCGGTGGGTGTTCAGGATGTGGGGCAGCTGTGTGCATGGCGAACAGTTCGCGTGCCCGGCCGTCGCCCTCTATTTATTGTAGTGCGTGGGACCGGGGGTCCACAACCAAAGAAGAGGTTGCGCGCGTCTCCCAAACCGGAACGAGATCAACCTCCACCATTCTCCCCCTTTGATCTCAGTGCATCTATTTCTTTTCTAGTTCTATTTCTTGTCTTGTTCTAAATTCTGTTCCAGTTCTTTTCTCATGAATCTCCACAGATCAGTACATAGCAACCAATGAACCATATGGAGGTTAGCTACTCCCCCGAATCCACTGACCACGGCGCATCTCTCTGCTTCAAAACATTTACTCTTATAGGAAGAGGTTGTGTCTAAGTAACCCTCTATGTCCAGAATCAGAGGCTTTctcttaaacccatgccggctacgTGTTTATTAAACACATCGGGTGAGAGGCCTTttgtgagcggatccgcaagcatcTCTTTTGTGCTCTTGTGTATGATTTCTATTGTGTGATTCTGAACTTTCTCCTTAACAACATAATACTTAAGCTCAATGTGCTTGGTAGCAGCACTTGACTTGTTGTTGTAGGAGTAAAATACTGCTAGCTTATTTGTCATAGTATATCTTGAGTGGTTTTTCTATACTTTCTATGATTCTCAAATTGGGAACAAATTTCTTCAGCCTCATAGCCTGCCCAGTCGCCTCAAAACATGCTATGAATTCAGCGTACATCGTCGATGATGTAACAACTGATTGCTTAGCACTCTTCCATGATATCGCTCCTCCATCAAGCAAGAACACATACCCTGATGAGGACTTTAAGGTGTCTTTACACCCCCGCTAGATCGGCATCTGAATACCCAACTATCTCTAGGGCATCTATCTTTCTATTTGTCAATTTGAGATCTTTTGTTCCCTGCATATAACGCAGAGTTCTCTTAATTGCTTTCCCGTGATCTTTTCCTGGATTTGACTGAAATCTGCCAAGTAACCCGGTTGCTAATGCCAAATCAGGGCGAATACAAACTTGCGCATACATAATGCTTCCAAGAGCAGAAGCGTATGGCACTGATTTCATCTGCTCGAGCTCATACTCATTCTTTTGACATTGGAAACTTCCAAACTTTTCGCCCTGTATAATTGGAGCAGGCTTAGGTTCGCTCTTATACATACCATATCTTTTCAGAATATTTTCTATATATGTCTTCTGTGATAGCCCCAGTATTCCTTTGTTTCTATCTCTCTGAATCTCTACCCCCAAAACATATGAGGCTTCCCCATATCTTTCATGTCAAAATTTGAAGATAGGAATTTCTTTGTATCTAGCAGCAAAACCATATCGTTGCTAGCTAGAAGGATATCATCCATATAAAGAACCAGGAATATATACTTTCTTCCTTGGAACTTTGCATAGATGCAGTTATCCTCCTTATTTTCTTCAAAACCAAATTTTCTAATCATTTCATCAAATTTGAGATACCACTATCTAGAGgcttgtttcaaaccataaataGAACTCTTTAAGCGGCACCCcatgttttcttttccttccatgaCAAAACCTTTCGGCTGTGCCATGTAAACCTTTTCTGACAATTCTCCATTAAGAAAAGtggtcttaacatccatctgatgtagctcTAAATCAAAATGAGCTACTAGGGCCATAATGATCCTAAAAGAATCTTTAGTAGAAACTGTTGAGAAGGTTTCGTTATAATCGATCCCCTCTCTTTGAGTGAAGTCTTTTTGCTACAAGTCTTGCTTTATATCTTTCTACCTTTCCTTTGGAGTCTCGTTTAGTCTTGTAGACCCACTTGCAGCCTACTGTCTTAGCGCCTTTAGGAATTATTTCTAAGTTCCAGATTTTATTCTGTTTCATCAATTTTatttcatcttccatggctgCATGCCACTTTGATGAGTGGGGACTTTTCATGGCTTCGTCATAAGTGTTAGGATCTTCTTCTGAATTCATATCTTGAAGTAGGTACACCTCATAGTCATTAGAGATCGCTGGTCTATGAactctttgtgaccttctaatGGGCATATCATTTTCTATTTCTTGTTGAGGCTGCTGCAATGCTGAGTCACTAGGCACATTTACTTGCTCTGCTTCTTCCGGAGGCTCAGACACCGTTGGGGCTGAAGTCTTACGGACATCTTGTGTCGTGCCTGATGGTTCAACATCCACAACGGGGGTTGAATCACCAGCTCTAGGGGCTGAGGTGTCACCCCACAAGGCAGCGAGAAATAAGTTTCTTCAACTATTGGAGTCAGGCCATACACCCTTTTTTCCTCTAAATCAATTTCTCGAcgtaccatgctccccctgatcatgTCGTCTTCTAGGAAAATAGCATGTCTAGTTTCTGCAAACTTTGTATGTCTATCTAGACAGTAGAATCTAAATCCCTTTGATCTCTCAGGGTAGCCAATGAAATGGTAGCTCACCATCCTTTCATCTAATTTTCCCAATGCAAGGTTAAATAATCTTACCTCAGCTTAACATCCCCAAACATGTAAATAATTTAGAGTGGGTTTTCTTCCTATCCATAGCTCATACGGAGTTTTGGACACTGATTTACTAGGTACTCTATTAAGTATATGAATGacggtttttaacgcctccatccacagaccTACAGGCAAAGTGGAGTAGCTTAACATGCTTCTCACCATGTCCATCAAGGTGCGATTTCTTCTTTCTACTACTCCATTCTGTTGTGGTTCACCCGGTGTAGAATACTCTA
This sequence is a window from Panicum virgatum strain AP13 chromosome 7K, P.virgatum_v5, whole genome shotgun sequence. Protein-coding genes within it:
- the LOC120639478 gene encoding ubiquitin-like-specific protease 1D — its product is MNFYIRYLWEQMPSISRIRGNYHIFNTYFFNKLEDFASKGSEVDSADCFLKLRRWWKGVDIFRKDYILFPVHADAHWSLVIVYMPAKEDHSGPMVLHWIH